From a single Nitrospira sp. genomic region:
- the thiE gene encoding thiamine phosphate synthase: protein MPPVNFRLLLVTDRHQVRGRALSTVLQHAIEAGVKAIQLRERDLSTRELLSLAKEMQGMTASRSVSLILNDRMDLAMALDLQGVHLRADSLSARSVRRIVGPGHLIGVSTHSAEDVRRAGCDGADYVVLGPIFDTPTKRSFGPPLGLGLLHEACRHSPIPIFAIGGITCERVSEVRQAGAYGVAVMGALLIRDDIGVAVHEFMRALEV from the coding sequence ATGCCGCCAGTCAATTTCCGTTTGCTTCTGGTTACTGATCGTCACCAAGTACGAGGACGCGCGCTCTCAACGGTGCTCCAACACGCGATTGAGGCTGGTGTGAAGGCTATTCAGTTAAGAGAGCGCGATCTCTCCACCCGCGAGCTCCTTTCGCTGGCGAAGGAGATGCAGGGCATGACAGCATCGCGTTCAGTCTCATTGATCCTGAATGATCGTATGGATCTTGCAATGGCCCTCGATCTGCAAGGTGTTCACCTGCGAGCGGATAGTCTATCTGCTCGTTCTGTACGTCGGATTGTTGGTCCGGGGCACCTGATTGGGGTGTCTACTCATTCGGCAGAGGACGTGCGTCGTGCCGGTTGCGACGGTGCCGACTACGTTGTTCTTGGCCCCATCTTCGACACGCCCACCAAACGATCTTTTGGGCCTCCGTTAGGGCTTGGTCTATTGCATGAGGCGTGTCGCCATTCGCCCATCCCGATTTTTGCCATCGGAGGGATTACATGTGAACGAGTCTCTGAAGTCCGCCAAGCCGGCGCCTATGGCGTTGCCGTAATGGGAGCGCTGTTAATACGGGACGATATCGGGGTGGCGGTCCATGAGTTCATGCGTGCATTGGAGGTGTGA